The proteins below are encoded in one region of Planctopirus limnophila DSM 3776:
- a CDS encoding tetratricopeptide repeat protein: MTTFQQESGQFVSIHSLKHSVPAIRLAGRRWLAGWSPRVVVLAFACLADAGVTDALLGIENPNSRSMAQAQLFRPSTRPPGSSTNPPTPPGTPGANVMTAPADPMQAETEAAYQRGDFPKALQLAEAMLARNPNNDIAIYLRGSARVELGIQQQDLELIRSGIEDARSALKVGGTDKINYYLPYLYGMTALAGLEEKREHAEVVIKFADSILARPNLRPEERANLQYQKAGAQVYLKNTEQAIASYLAAIQSSPQHLGAHVALASAYATAGKIAEAEAAFSNTTRVFPNNPLVFNNRGMYYQQQRKPKEAIADFSRAIQLDPRFYVAYTNRGFTYLNDGENPAAAIADFTESLRLNPQQPGIYSLRGAAKLQQGKLNEALADYNETLRLDPKNPIAMADIGFTKFFSKDYPAALASFNNAVLEDPNLRYLNPWRYLSMAYAGQEGAAAATFSDSLSKPVDKRDWMDQLVLFLAGKISEQELFNAAEPNDLNLRNAQFCEAYYFIGQQRLRAGNTAGANQFFEQALATKARYLSAYRGAGFALGKFAQ; this comes from the coding sequence ATGACCACATTTCAGCAAGAGTCGGGCCAGTTCGTTTCCATCCACTCTTTGAAACATTCGGTTCCCGCCATACGGTTGGCAGGCCGCCGCTGGCTGGCCGGCTGGTCTCCCCGGGTTGTTGTACTGGCATTCGCCTGCCTGGCTGATGCCGGCGTGACAGATGCCTTACTGGGAATTGAAAACCCAAACTCCCGTTCGATGGCACAAGCCCAATTGTTTCGCCCATCGACAAGGCCACCAGGTTCTTCGACAAATCCACCCACTCCTCCTGGAACACCGGGTGCCAATGTGATGACTGCTCCAGCAGATCCGATGCAGGCTGAAACCGAGGCGGCCTATCAGCGCGGTGATTTCCCCAAGGCTCTCCAACTGGCAGAAGCCATGCTCGCCCGTAATCCGAACAACGATATTGCGATTTACCTGAGAGGTTCGGCCCGCGTGGAACTCGGCATCCAGCAGCAGGATCTTGAACTCATTCGCAGTGGCATCGAAGACGCCCGCTCAGCACTCAAAGTCGGCGGCACAGATAAGATCAATTATTACCTCCCTTATCTCTACGGCATGACAGCATTAGCGGGCTTGGAAGAAAAACGGGAGCATGCCGAAGTCGTTATCAAGTTTGCCGACAGTATTCTGGCCCGGCCCAATTTACGCCCCGAAGAGCGGGCGAATCTGCAATATCAGAAAGCCGGCGCTCAGGTTTACCTCAAGAATACCGAGCAGGCGATTGCTTCTTATCTGGCGGCCATTCAATCCAGCCCACAACATCTGGGCGCACATGTCGCTCTGGCCAGTGCTTATGCAACGGCTGGAAAAATTGCAGAGGCGGAAGCCGCCTTCTCGAATACAACACGCGTCTTCCCTAACAACCCGCTCGTATTTAACAACCGTGGCATGTATTACCAGCAGCAGCGAAAGCCTAAAGAGGCCATTGCCGATTTCTCACGGGCAATCCAACTCGACCCTCGCTTTTATGTCGCTTATACGAACCGTGGTTTTACCTATCTGAACGATGGTGAAAACCCGGCAGCAGCCATCGCTGATTTTACAGAATCGCTCAGACTCAACCCTCAGCAGCCCGGGATCTATAGCTTGCGAGGGGCCGCAAAATTGCAGCAGGGCAAACTCAACGAAGCACTGGCTGACTATAACGAGACATTGCGACTGGATCCTAAAAATCCAATTGCAATGGCAGACATCGGCTTCACCAAGTTCTTCAGCAAGGATTACCCAGCCGCACTGGCTTCGTTTAATAATGCCGTACTGGAAGATCCCAACCTTCGCTATCTGAATCCCTGGCGATACCTTTCCATGGCCTACGCAGGACAGGAAGGTGCTGCAGCAGCCACTTTCTCAGACAGTCTCTCGAAACCTGTCGACAAGCGAGACTGGATGGATCAACTGGTGCTCTTCCTGGCAGGTAAGATCAGCGAGCAGGAACTCTTCAATGCGGCTGAGCCGAACGACCTGAACCTGAGAAATGCCCAGTTCTGCGAGGCCTATTACTTTATTGGTCAGCAGCGATTGCGCGCAGGTAATACAGCGGGTGCCAACCAGTTCTTTGAGCAGGCCCTGGCAACCAAGGCCAGATATCTTTCTGCCTATCGAGGTGCTGGCTTCGCTCTGGGCAAGTTCGCTCAGTAG
- a CDS encoding beta-ketoacyl-[acyl-carrier-protein] synthase family protein, whose amino-acid sequence MSLKSKSAQDIVITGVGIVSPVGIGLSALTDNLRAGATGISKSKFFPGFASPDAVTAEIGDFNEETAKKIYLKEVRRSIKLMCRDIQLGVASALMALEDSKLNLETIDHTRMGVEFGANLMLSEPAVLGGPAVAMSEITGDASFKGWGEAGYSKMEPLWLLRYLPNMPACHISIASDARGPSNSLTLDEASGNVVIGEAVRILQRGAADIMITGATGSYSHPVRALHLALVKTLLASSPAEPARRSRPFEKDRNGFVVGEGAGTLILETRAHAEARGATIYGRILSTGAATCVNPDGEPRYQDAVKGALKAALRSAEIEPTDIGHYNAHAAGLPEADAAEARAINEVFGSYRVPVTAPKSYVGNSSAGSGLVELMTSLAGVKAGFIPRTLNYETPDPACDVSIVTEPGVSPALKTFVSMNVTRKGQAAAVIIEVE is encoded by the coding sequence ATGTCCTTAAAGAGCAAGAGCGCACAAGATATTGTCATTACTGGCGTGGGAATTGTGAGTCCCGTCGGAATTGGTCTGTCGGCCTTAACAGACAATTTGCGTGCCGGGGCCACCGGAATCTCGAAGTCGAAATTCTTCCCGGGATTCGCCAGTCCTGATGCCGTGACTGCTGAGATCGGTGATTTCAACGAAGAAACTGCCAAAAAAATCTATCTGAAGGAAGTCCGGCGAAGCATCAAGCTGATGTGCCGAGATATTCAGCTCGGTGTGGCCAGCGCTCTGATGGCTCTGGAAGATTCCAAATTAAATCTCGAAACCATCGATCATACGCGGATGGGTGTGGAGTTCGGTGCCAACCTGATGCTCAGCGAACCGGCTGTGCTGGGTGGCCCGGCCGTCGCGATGAGTGAAATCACCGGTGATGCGAGTTTCAAAGGCTGGGGAGAAGCGGGCTACAGTAAAATGGAGCCACTATGGCTGCTCCGCTATTTGCCGAACATGCCAGCCTGTCATATCAGTATTGCTTCCGATGCTCGCGGCCCCAGCAACTCGCTGACACTCGATGAAGCTTCAGGAAATGTGGTGATCGGTGAGGCCGTCCGCATTCTTCAGCGCGGTGCGGCAGATATCATGATCACAGGTGCCACAGGCTCGTATTCACATCCAGTGCGTGCGCTGCACCTGGCACTCGTCAAAACGTTGTTGGCCTCCTCACCGGCTGAGCCAGCCAGAAGATCGCGACCATTCGAAAAAGACCGAAATGGTTTTGTGGTCGGGGAAGGGGCTGGAACATTGATTCTGGAAACGAGAGCCCATGCGGAGGCGCGTGGTGCCACCATCTACGGGCGAATCCTTTCGACAGGAGCTGCCACATGTGTGAATCCTGATGGCGAACCCCGTTACCAGGATGCGGTGAAGGGTGCTCTCAAGGCCGCCTTGAGAAGTGCGGAAATCGAACCGACCGATATTGGCCATTACAACGCTCATGCGGCTGGTCTGCCAGAAGCTGATGCCGCGGAAGCTCGCGCGATTAACGAAGTCTTTGGCAGCTACCGCGTGCCCGTCACCGCTCCCAAGAGTTATGTCGGCAACTCTTCCGCAGGCTCGGGACTGGTAGAATTAATGACCTCGTTAGCTGGTGTGAAAGCAGGGTTTATCCCGCGCACTTTGAACTACGAGACTCCCGATCCCGCCTGCGATGTTTCGATTGTGACAGAGCCTGGCGTGAGTCCTGCGCTGAAGACCTTTGTGTCCATGAACGTGACTCGCAAAGGTCAGGCAGCGGCCGTGATTATCGAAGTGGAATAG
- the fabF gene encoding beta-ketoacyl-ACP synthase II has product MARRVVVTGMSVVTALGCDLSEFWDNICSGKSGVSRLERFDPSEFKVNFGGEIKDFHPEEHFDPKEMKRLDRFCQFAMAAADKAIKQSGIDFKSYTDPYRCGVIVGSGIGGLNEIEEQHARLFDRGPSRVSPFMIPKLMVNAASGNLSVYYGLKGPSSAVATACASASNAIGDAFRVIQSDMADVMIAGGSEAAITPMGLSGFARMGALSTRLDSPECASRPFDRDRDGFVLSEGAGVVLLEEYEHAKARGAEILAEVLGYGMSSDGNHMTAPDPEGAGAARAMANSLRDAKLNPSQIQYINAHGTSTPLGDKAESNAIMTVFGEESKTVCVSSTKSQLGHLLGASGGVEFVVGVMTCLQGIIPPTINLDNQDPDCKLDYVPNVAREREVKCMLSNSFGFGGHNACLVVGRI; this is encoded by the coding sequence ATGGCTAGACGAGTCGTCGTGACAGGGATGTCGGTCGTCACTGCCTTGGGCTGCGATCTCAGTGAATTCTGGGATAATATCTGCAGCGGCAAGAGCGGTGTGTCTCGGCTGGAACGCTTTGATCCATCGGAATTCAAAGTCAACTTTGGTGGGGAAATTAAAGATTTCCACCCCGAAGAACACTTTGATCCCAAGGAAATGAAGCGTTTGGATCGCTTTTGTCAGTTTGCCATGGCGGCAGCAGACAAGGCGATCAAGCAGTCGGGGATCGACTTTAAATCCTATACAGATCCATACCGCTGTGGCGTAATTGTCGGCAGCGGTATTGGGGGGCTGAACGAAATCGAAGAGCAGCATGCAAGGCTGTTCGATCGAGGTCCGTCCCGAGTATCCCCGTTTATGATCCCCAAGCTGATGGTGAATGCCGCCAGTGGGAATCTTTCAGTCTATTATGGATTGAAAGGCCCGAGCAGTGCAGTTGCCACCGCTTGTGCATCGGCTTCGAACGCCATTGGTGATGCCTTCCGTGTCATCCAGTCGGATATGGCTGATGTCATGATTGCGGGTGGCAGTGAAGCCGCCATTACACCTATGGGATTGTCGGGTTTTGCCCGTATGGGGGCACTTTCGACACGTCTGGATTCCCCGGAGTGTGCCAGCCGACCATTCGATCGTGATCGTGATGGTTTTGTGCTTTCTGAGGGTGCCGGTGTGGTGTTGCTCGAAGAATATGAGCATGCCAAAGCCCGTGGTGCCGAAATCCTGGCCGAAGTGCTGGGCTATGGGATGTCGTCTGACGGCAACCACATGACAGCCCCCGATCCTGAGGGAGCTGGTGCTGCCCGTGCGATGGCAAATTCGCTTCGCGATGCGAAGTTGAATCCATCTCAAATCCAGTACATCAACGCTCATGGAACCAGTACGCCCCTGGGCGATAAAGCCGAATCCAACGCCATTATGACAGTTTTTGGCGAAGAGTCGAAAACCGTCTGTGTCTCCAGTACGAAGAGCCAGTTAGGTCATCTTCTGGGTGCCAGTGGTGGGGTCGAGTTTGTGGTTGGAGTGATGACCTGTCTGCAGGGAATTATTCCACCCACGATTAATCTCGATAACCAGGATCCTGACTGCAAGCTCGATTATGTGCCGAACGTGGCTCGTGAGCGTGAAGTCAAGTGCATGCTTTCCAACAGCTTTGGTTTCGGTGGCCACAACGCCTGTCTTGTTGTGGGTCGCATCTGA
- the acpP gene encoding acyl carrier protein codes for MSSSVEDKVIAIVSEQLSIAKEDVKLESSFIDDLKADSLDVVELVMEFEDEFGIQIPDEDYEKIKTVGDAVKYISEKQ; via the coding sequence GTGTCGTCGTCGGTAGAAGATAAAGTCATCGCAATTGTCAGCGAGCAACTCAGCATCGCCAAGGAAGACGTGAAGCTGGAGAGTTCGTTTATCGACGACCTGAAGGCTGACTCTTTGGACGTCGTAGAGCTCGTTATGGAATTTGAAGACGAATTTGGTATTCAGATTCCTGACGAAGATTACGAAAAAATCAAAACAGTTGGTGATGCAGTTAAGTACATTTCAGAAAAGCAATGA
- the fabD gene encoding ACP S-malonyltransferase, translating into MAKVAFLFPGQGAQHLGMGVGLSAKYPAARALFDQAREILGFDLLEVCEKGPQEQLDSTVISQPALFVASLAALESLKIEQPALVESCVASAGLSLGEYTALVFAEAMTFEEGLKVVAVRGRAMQAAADATPSGMVSALLLEPAQVEQVVSESQDAGKIWIANYLCPGNTVLSGEKAACSKAAERIEAAGGRPIPLAVAGAFHTPLMASACEELAQAIGAVNLKSPRLPVISNVDATAHFEPEELKSLLIKQVTEPVQWESSVRKLLAEGVETFYEIGPGKVLKGLLKRIDRKANCETVNDSVS; encoded by the coding sequence TTGGCTAAGGTTGCATTTCTTTTTCCGGGACAGGGGGCTCAACATCTGGGGATGGGTGTCGGCCTGAGTGCGAAGTATCCCGCAGCGCGAGCTTTGTTTGACCAGGCCCGAGAAATACTGGGTTTCGATCTGCTGGAGGTCTGCGAGAAAGGGCCGCAAGAACAACTGGATAGCACGGTGATCAGCCAGCCGGCATTGTTTGTCGCAAGTCTGGCGGCATTGGAATCGCTGAAAATTGAGCAGCCCGCCTTAGTGGAATCGTGTGTGGCCAGTGCCGGCCTGAGCCTGGGCGAATATACCGCTCTGGTTTTCGCTGAAGCCATGACGTTTGAAGAAGGTTTGAAGGTGGTCGCTGTGCGTGGTCGCGCGATGCAGGCTGCCGCCGATGCGACGCCTTCGGGAATGGTCAGCGCGCTGCTTCTGGAGCCAGCCCAGGTCGAGCAGGTGGTGTCTGAATCTCAGGATGCAGGGAAGATCTGGATTGCCAATTATCTGTGTCCGGGTAACACAGTTCTCTCGGGAGAGAAAGCGGCCTGTTCCAAAGCGGCAGAAAGAATTGAAGCGGCCGGAGGCCGGCCGATTCCACTAGCTGTTGCCGGTGCGTTTCATACACCACTGATGGCCTCGGCCTGTGAGGAATTGGCTCAGGCGATTGGTGCGGTGAATTTGAAATCCCCCCGACTTCCCGTGATCTCGAATGTGGATGCCACAGCCCATTTTGAGCCGGAAGAACTGAAATCGTTGTTGATCAAACAGGTCACTGAACCTGTGCAGTGGGAGTCCTCTGTCAGAAAGTTACTGGCGGAAGGTGTGGAAACATTTTATGAAATTGGCCCAGGCAAAGTTTTGAAGGGACTACTCAAGCGAATTGATCGCAAAGCGAACTGCGAAACTGTGAACGATAGTGTATCCTGA
- the plsX gene encoding phosphate acyltransferase PlsX: MARVALDAMGGDVFPGPNLEGAVKAVEALPGIEIVLVGDAPLLSQEIASHPEFGRRLTVQAADGYVGMDEKPTDALRRKPNCSLAVCWQLMASKSVDAVVSAGHTGAVVAAGLRTRLFLRNVRRPGIAVVLPTMRGRCVLMDVGANPAARPEHLLQYGVMGAVYARNLLGVEKPSIGLMNIGSEDGKGNDLVREAQELYAKSKAIQSYNYVGNVEGRDLYEGRTDVVICEGFVGNVILKSSEGIVDMLFKTVGKAVVSALDVERNKAIEALKALERKYVYHESGGAPLLGVDGNCIICHGSSNGHSIFNALKLADELQNRGINSQICSELEVDLQLVGSA; the protein is encoded by the coding sequence GTGGCGAGAGTCGCATTGGACGCGATGGGCGGGGACGTGTTTCCCGGGCCCAACCTCGAAGGGGCGGTTAAAGCTGTTGAGGCTCTTCCCGGCATTGAAATTGTGCTGGTGGGTGACGCACCCCTGTTGAGTCAAGAGATCGCATCGCATCCTGAGTTTGGTCGCCGTCTGACAGTTCAGGCGGCTGATGGCTATGTCGGCATGGACGAAAAGCCGACCGATGCCCTGCGAAGAAAGCCCAATTGCTCTCTCGCGGTCTGCTGGCAATTGATGGCATCGAAATCTGTTGATGCTGTGGTGAGTGCCGGGCATACGGGAGCAGTTGTTGCCGCCGGATTGCGAACCCGGCTGTTTCTGAGAAATGTGCGACGACCTGGAATTGCCGTGGTTTTGCCCACGATGCGTGGTCGGTGTGTACTGATGGATGTGGGGGCCAATCCTGCAGCCCGTCCCGAGCACCTTCTTCAATACGGCGTGATGGGGGCTGTTTACGCTCGCAATCTGCTGGGTGTGGAAAAACCTTCCATCGGGCTGATGAATATCGGCAGCGAAGATGGCAAAGGGAATGACCTGGTGCGTGAAGCCCAGGAGCTATATGCGAAAAGCAAGGCCATTCAAAGCTATAATTACGTGGGGAATGTCGAAGGTCGCGATCTGTATGAAGGTCGCACTGACGTCGTGATTTGCGAAGGTTTTGTTGGCAATGTGATCCTCAAGTCGAGTGAAGGCATTGTGGATATGCTCTTCAAGACCGTGGGGAAAGCTGTGGTTTCTGCTCTGGATGTCGAGCGAAACAAGGCCATTGAAGCTCTGAAAGCTCTCGAGCGTAAGTACGTCTATCACGAGTCAGGCGGCGCACCACTGTTGGGCGTGGATGGCAATTGCATCATCTGCCATGGTTCCAGCAATGGGCATTCGATCTTCAATGCCCTCAAGCTGGCCGATGAACTGCAGAATCGCGGCATCAACAGCCAGATTTGCAGCGAACTGGAAGTCGATCTCCAACTGGTCGGTTCTGCCTGA
- the rpmF gene encoding 50S ribosomal protein L32, translating to MAVPKRRQSKGRSRRRRSHDFLTPLQLASCPQCSTPVPTHVVCPTCGYYQGRTLVADEKDAD from the coding sequence ATGGCAGTTCCCAAAAGGCGGCAGTCAAAAGGGCGTTCCCGCCGCCGCCGCAGCCACGATTTTCTGACTCCGCTGCAACTGGCGAGCTGCCCACAGTGTTCGACACCGGTGCCAACTCACGTTGTGTGCCCAACTTGCGGCTATTACCAGGGGCGTACTCTCGTTGCTGACGAGAAGGATGCGGACTAA